The nucleotide sequence TCATACAGCGTGGCAAAGTCGTTGCCTGTGACGATGATCGGTACTCGCTGAATGGGCTTATCGTCATAGCTGCCGGGCAACTGCACATTAGTCGGATTGTCGGCGATATTCATCAGCGTGTTATTCACCAACTGGGTGTTGACGGTATATTGCGTCATCGCATCAAACCGACCCGCACCCGCATCCAGATCGTTGATCATCAGGACGGCCATCACACCCCGCACTCGCACCAGTTCCGCCGCTTCGCGATAGCGCAGGCGGATGAGTCGCGCCGGATCGCCCGCATCAGGACTCTCCAACTCTCCGCCGGAAATGTGAACGACTTCAATGCCCATCTGCTCGTAAACCAGGTCACACTGAAAGGTTTTGCCCTCGCCCTTACGTCCGTGGACGCCCAAAATGAGCGGTACTCTGACCCCATCCAGATTGAGATAGTTTTTAGTGATGTGAACCGCGAGTTTGTCTAAAAAGCGCGGTGAAATGTAGTAATCCATGAGCCGTTGAGAAGTCAGGCGATCGCCAACTGCTACGCAAATGCAGCAGCCTGATCCATTATCCCGGGTGGACGCCACGCCGTGACCGATCATTACTGGAATTCAGCGATGATTTATTCGACCAAGTGATGATCCATGGCAAACCGCACGAGTTCAGCCCGGTTGCTGGTGTCAGTTTTGCGTAGCAGATTGGTGACGTATTTTTCAATCGTGCGAGGACTGAGGAAGAGAGTAGCGGCGATTTGCGCGTTCGACATCCCCTCAGAGAGCAAGTCTAATACTGACTGCTCTCGATCAGTAAGTGAAAAATGGTCATCCAGCAGTGGTGCAGCCACCGACACTGAAGCGGCATGGGCGGCGACAGGGACCGGTTCTGGCACTTGCTGATATTGCAACCAGGCAGTTTGAATAAGCTGCGATCGCGCCAGCAGATTTTTGACGACAGCGCCAATTTCTGGCAGTTCAAACGGCTTCTCAATATACACATCACAGCCCGACTGATAGCCCTGCACCCGCTCTTGGGTTTGGGTCCGGGCTGTCAAAAAGATGACGGGCAATAATCGCCAGGCAGGTTGCTGCCGCAGGCTTTTTAAGAATGCAAAGCCGTCGATGCGCGGCATACTAATGTCGGTAATGACGAGTTGCGGCTGACACTGACTAATCAGCTCCAACGCTTTCCAGCCATCTTCGGCTATGACGACGATATAGCC is from Leptolyngbya iicbica LK and encodes:
- a CDS encoding response regulator transcription factor, translating into MPLTILVVDDDEGIRLSLKDYLELEGYIVVIAEDGWKALELISQCQPQLVITDISMPRIDGFAFLKSLRQQPAWRLLPVIFLTARTQTQERVQGYQSGCDVYIEKPFELPEIGAVVKNLLARSQLIQTAWLQYQQVPEPVPVAAHAASVSVAAPLLDDHFSLTDREQSVLDLLSEGMSNAQIAATLFLSPRTIEKYVTNLLRKTDTSNRAELVRFAMDHHLVE